A stretch of DNA from Gymnodinialimonas sp. 57CJ19:
AATCCGGCGTGCCCGCGTAGGCGGTGCAGCCGATGTCCTTGGCGGCGCGTACCTGAAGCTCGGTCTGGCCGACGCCCGCGGGCAGAACGGCCGCGCCCACGGCCCTTGCGCCACTCTCAAAGATCATGCCCGCCGGGGTCAGATGATACCCAAAACAATTCTGGACGATATCACCCTTGCCGATGCCCGCCGCGTGCAGGAAGCGCCCCATCCGCCACCAATCGTGGCTGACGCCTCCGGGCTCATAAATCGGGCCGGGGGATTGGAATACATGGGCCACATTGCTGACCGCCATGCCGCCGAATGGCGGGTTCTCGGCCTGCCTTGCCACCAGATCGGACTTTCGCAGAACCGGCAGACGGGCCAAGTCGTCCAACGAATCCAAGGCGCCGCCGGGCACCAGGCCACCGTCTTGGGCCTCGGCCTCGCGCAGCCTGGCCAATTGCGCGTTCACGACGACCAATTGCTCTGCGGCTCGCTGGTCTGCACTGCGCGTCTCTAGCGTGTCGAAATGCGGCTGGCTCTTGTCTGGCATTTCCTTGGTCCTTTCACGCGCGCCCTCAGGCGATCACATCATTTCGGCAAAAACGGTGGGTCGCCCCCGGCGCAGCACCCGCGCGCCCAACAGCTCAGCTCAACCAGCGCTTGCGGCGCCGGTACGACCGGACATCGCGGAACGACTTTCGCCCATCATCGGACATGCCCAGATAGAACTCCTTCACGTCGGGGTTCTCCCTCAACTCCGCCGCCGGGCCGTCCATCACCACGCGACCGCTCTCGAGGATATAGCCGTAATGGGCAAATCGCAGCGCCACATTGGTGTTCTGCTCGGCCAGCAGGAAGGTCACCCCCTGCTCTTCGTTCAACCGCTTCACGATACCGAAAATCTGCTCCACCAACTGCGGGGCAAGACCCATGCTCGGCTCGTCCAGCAAGATCGTCTCGGGCCGCGACATCAACGCCCGCCCGATCGCGCACATCTGCTGCTCTCCGCCGCTGGTATAGCCCGCCAACGAGGTGCGCCGCTCCTTCAGCCTTGGGAAATATTCGTAAACAAGGTCCAGATCCGCCGCGATTGCCCCGCGCCCATCCTTGCGCGTGTAGCTGCCCGTCAGCAGGTTCTCCTCAACGGTCAGATGTTCAAAACAATGGCGTCCTTCCATGACCTGAATAACGCCCCGCTCCACCAGATCCGAGGGGTTCAGATCCTGCACCTTCTCTCCGCGATACGAAATCGCGCCCTTGGTGACTTCCCCGCGCTCGGAATGCAGCAGGTTGGAAATCGCCTTCAACGTCGTGGTCTTTCCCGCGCCATTGCCGCCCAGAAGCGCGGTAATCCCGCCCTTGGGCACCTTCAATGACACGCCCTTCAACACGAGGATCACGTGGTTGTAGATCACCTCAATATTGTTGACCTCCAGCAGCGTCTCTGCCTGTGCATCAACATCAGTCACCTGATCCAACATCGCGTCCGTCCTTGTCCCATCGGATGCGCGCAGCGGCCTCTCTTGGCACTACCCGCTCCTTCATCTTGGCAAATACAACTCAATTCCGACGGCGACCCAAACGCCGCCGCCGGAGTTTTCAGATCAGCTCTCGCCGCACTGAGATTCGATCCCGTTCTCAGTCGCATATTGCGCGGAATCTTCCGCAACCAGCGGATCAATGACGCTATCATCGGGGGCGATAAAGTCAGTCAGCGTGACCCACTGTGATCCGTCCCACTGCTGCATAATCGCCATGCCGCTGCCACCGTGGTTCTCGCAAGAAACCGAGAACTCAGGCCCGATACCGGGCATGCCCAGTTCTTCCATACGCGCGTTGGTGATGTTCAGCGCTTCCATGCCGTCGCGCATCATAGACGCGTCGATGTCTGCCACGCCGTGGATCTCCTGCGCCATGGCCGCCGCTTCGGCTGCCAACATCGCCGCATACATGCCGCGCGTGTAAAGCACGTTGCCCAGGTTGCTGCCGTCGCCCGCGTTCAGACCGGCGTCGATCACCATCTCCTGAATTTCAGCAAACACGGGCATATCGCCCAAACGGTTCATGTTCAGGGACCGGTAGCCCGCGGCATCTGCACCCGCCGATTCAACGTCATGATCGGCACCAGCCCACCAGTTACCGATGAAGTTCTCCATCGGGTAGCGTGTATTGATGGCTTCCTGAATGGCAACCTGGTTCATCACGCCCCAGCCCCACATCACGACGTAATCGGGACGCTCCCGGCGGATTTGCAGCCATTGGTTGCCCTGCTCTTGACCCGGGTGATCCACAGCCAGCTGAGTCAGTTCAAACCCGTGCATTGCACTCAACTCTTCCAGCGTGCGGATCGGCTCGCGACCATAGGCCGAGTTGTGATACAGCAGCGCGATGGTCTGCCCTTCGAGGGAGCCGTCGTTCTCTTCCAGCAGCTGGTTCACGATCACCGAGGCCGCGTCCCAGTAGTTCGCCGGGTAGTTGAAGACATGGCTGAAGACGTCGCCATTGGCGGCAGAAGTCCGGCCATAGCCCATCGTGTGCAGCGGGATGCCGTCGGCGGTGGCGCGCGGGATCAACTGGTAGGTGATGCCGGTGGACAGCGGCTGATAGACCAGCGCGCCCTCGTCGCGGGTGCTCTCGTAGCATTCCACGCCGCGCTCGGTGTTGTAGGCGGTCTCGCACTCCACCACGCGGGCCTCGACGCCGCCGATGCCGCCGTCACGGGCGTTGAGCAGTGCGAAGTAGTCCTGATACCCGTCCGAGAACGGAATGCCGCCTGCCGCATAGGCGCCCGTCCGGTAGCTGAGGTCGGGGAACACAAGGTCCGCCATCGCGGGCGTACCAGCCACCATTGCGCTGGTCACAGCCAGCAGTGTCAGTTTTTTCATCGGGTCATTCCTCCCATGGATTAGTTCCGATTTATTCCTTCCCCACGCCTCCCAGCGCCGGGGTCTTCAATGTGACCGCTCTTTGGTCGGTCTCCTCACGGCGCCCCCTAGTGCGGGAACGGCCACAATCTCAATTTCTCTTTTGCCAAGGCCCACAGCCGGGCCAGCCCGTGGGGCTCCACGATCAGGAAGAACATGATCAACCCGCCCACGATCACGAACTGGAAATGCGCGCTCAGCGCCGTGTCCATCCCGAAGGTATCGACCAGCAACACCTTCAACACGACCGGCAGCAGAACCATGAACGCCGCGCCCGCAAAGCTGCCGAAGATGCTTCCCAAGCCGCCAATGATGATCATGAACAGCACGAGGAAGCTCTTGGTGATGCCGTAGGCTTCCCCCACTTCCGCCGCGCCCAGATAGACGGTGAACAGCAGCGCGCCCGCGATGCCCACATAGAAGCTCGACACCGCAAAGGCCGTCAGTTTTGCCTTCAACGGGTTCACCCCGATGATCTCGGCGGCGATATCCATGTCGCGGATCGCCATCCACTGCCGGCCCACACTGCCCCGCGTCAGGTTCCGCGCGACCCAGGCCAGCACGAAGACGAACAGGAAGCAGAACAGGTACTTCGCCCAGGATTCCGCATTCGGGCCGGTGACCGGCACATTGATGAAGTAGAAGAAATCCCGCTCTGGCGCGCTGATCTGGCCCGAGGCCGAGTAGTTGTAGAACCACGGCACCTTGTTGAACAACCAAACGAGGAAGAACTGCGCCGCCAACGTCGCAACCGCCAGATAGAACCCCTTGATCCGCAAGCTCGGCAAGCCAAACGCCACGCCAACCATCGCCGTCATCACGCCGCTCAGCAACGTGACCGAGATCATGTCGAGCCCCGGAAACGCGGTCATCAGCTTGTAGGACGTATAGGCCCCCACCGCCATGAACCCGCCGGTGCCAAGGCTGACCTGCCCGCAATAGCCCGTCAGGATGTTCAGCCCGATCGCCGCGATCGCATAGATCAGGAACGGGATCAGGATCGAATTCGCCCAGTAATCGTTCAGAACGAACGGAATAACCAAGGCCCCGACGACCAACACAAAGTAGTAGCGATAGCGATCAAACAGGATCGGAAATGTCTGGCTGTCTTCGCTGTAGGACGTTTTGAAATCGCCCGCTTCCCGGTAAAACATGGCTCAGACCCTCTCGATGATTTTTTCGCCGAACAGGCCCTGGGGCCGGAAGACGAGGAACAGAAGCGCCAATACGTAGGCGAACCAGTTTTCCGTGGCTCCGCCGATCATCGGACCGACCGAGAATTCAAACAGCGCCTCTCCGACGCCAATGATAAGCCCGCCGACAATGGCGCCGGGGATCGACGTGAAGCCGCCCAGCATCAGCACCGGCAACGCCTTCAGCGCGATCAAGCTAAGCGAGAACTGCACGCCAGACTTGCTGCCCCACATGATCCCCGCCACCAGCGCGACGATTCCCGCCAGCGACCAGACCAGAACCCACACGTAGTTGAGCGAGATCCCAACGCTCAGCGCCGCTTGGTGATCGTCCGCCACCGCCCGCATCGCGCGGCCATTCTTGGTGTATTGCGAATAGGCAATCAGCCCCATCACAAGGATCGCGGCGATCAGCGTGGCGGCAATATCCAGATTGTCGATGAAGAAACCGTAGCCGAAGACTTCAAACGTGGTGATGTCGATCCAATCGTTGATCCCCTGCGGCAGCCCCACGTCGAGGTTGCGAATCTCGCTGCCCCACATCAGGTCGCTCACGCCTTCAAGGAAGTAGGCCAGCCCGATCGTGGCCATGAACAGAATGATCGGCTCTTGGCCCACCAGATGTTTGAACACGAACCGTTGCACCAGATAGGCAAAGGCGATCATCACCAGCACCGTCAGCAAGATCGCCCCCAGCGCCGGGACGTGCCAGCCGAAGTGGTGGATGTCGGTGCCGAAGATCTCGTTGATCAGATGCGCAAAGGGCACCCTGCCGTCCTGAATGCCCACCAACGTCATCGCCGCAAACAGCGCCATGACCCCTTGGGCATAGTTGAAGATGCCGGACGCCTTGAAGATCAAGACAAACCCAAGCGCCACCAGCGCATACATCACCCCGGTCATCAGCCCGTTGAGCGTGACCTCCATCGCGAAAATTAACTGGTCAGGCATGTCTCAGCTCTCCAAATTCGTTTCAATGACGGTCAGGTGCATCGGCGTGGCTTCCCGGTCGATTTCGATCTCTAGGCGCGGCTCTCGCAGCGTCGTCGTTTGAAGGGTGGGGGGCTGACGATCGATGCGAATGTAATCGCCCGACGCAACTGCCGCTTCGGCCCAGGGCACGACTTGCGCCTCGATCGGGCCGTTGATGGCGCAATATTGGACGACTGCACCGGGCAAGGCCCGTTGCAATTCCCATGCCGCGTCGTCTGGGCGCCAAGTCTCCCACGCCGCGCGGTGCGGGACGCGGGTTAGCCCGGTCACATCGGTTTCGCGGACCTCCAGCATCGGCGTCAGGCAACGGGCTTGGAACGCCTCGAAACTGCCTTCGATCTGCGCCGAGGCCGGGGCCGCCAGCGCAAACGCGGCGACGGCCGCCGTATGCACGAAAAGTGCGCCCCGTGTGTACAGAATGTGTACAGCCGATTCAGTCATGGGCCACGCCCAGATACGCGTCGATCACCTCTTGGTTGTTGCGCACCTCATCGGGCGTGCCGTCGCCAATCTTCTTGCCGTAATCCATCACCACGACGCGGTCGGAAAGGTCCATCACCACGCCCATGTCGTGCTCGATCAAAACGATGGTGGTGCCGAACTCATCATTCACGTCGAGGATGAAGCGCGACATGTCTTCTTTCTCCTCCACGTTCATGCCCGCCATCGGCTCATCCAGCAGCAGAATCTGCGGCTCGGCCGCCAAGGCGCGGGCCAGTTCGACCCGCTTCTTAAGACCATAGGGCAAGCGGCCCACGGGCGTTTTGCGGATGGCTTGAATCTCAAGAAAATCAATGACTTCCTCAACCTTCGCACGGTTCGCAACCTCTTCCTTTTCGGCTTTGCCCCACCACATAGCCTGGCCCAGAAGGCCCGAATTCATGTGGTTCAGTCGCCCGGTCATGACGTTGTCGAGAACGCTCATCCCCTCGAACAGCGCGATGTTCTGGAACGTGCGGGCGATGCCTTGGCGCGCCACCTGATAGGGCCGCATCGAGGGTCGTTGCGCCCCGCGATACATGACCTGGCCTTCTTGCGGATTATAGAAGCCGCTGATGACGTTCAGCATCGAGGATTTCCCCGCCCCGTTCGGGCCGATGATCGCCCGAATCTCGCCTTCGCGCACGTCGAACGAGATGTTCTTGATCGCCTCAACCCCCCCAAATCTAAGGGTAATTTCGCGCATCTCCAAAACCACAGGCCCAATCTTGCGCCCATCTGCGGTTACGTGACCTTCTGCCTGATCAAGCATTATTCAAATCTCCGACCCTGTGGGATGGTGGGTGGGGCGTCGTGCGTTCAGCACGCGCGTTTTGCGCAGCAAACCCACCCATCATTCCGCCGCCATCTGGGGGTTGCCCACGTTAACCGTCGCTGCATCAATGATCTGCAAAGTGGCCGTGATCTTGCCCTTCCGGCCATCCTCGTAGGTCACTTCCGTCTCGGTGTACTGCTCTGTTTTTCCACCATAAAGCGCATCCAGAAGGTCAGCGAACTTCTCTTCCACGATCCGACGGCGCACCTTGCGCGTACGGGTCATTTCACCGTCATCGGCGTCCAGTTCCTTGTGCAACACAAGGAACCGCGCGATCTGGCAATGGGCCAGCATCGGGTCTTCGGCGACGGATTTGTTAACCGCTTCCACATGCCCCTTGAGCGAGGACAGGACCTGCGGATGCCCCGCCAATTCCTGATAAGACGCATAGGCGATATTGTTGCGCTCAGCCCAATTGCCGACGGCGCTCAGATCAATGTTGATGAAGGCAGTGCAGAACTCTTTTTCCGCCCCAAAAACAACGGCTTCCAGAATGTCAGGGTAGAACTTCAGCTTGTTCTCCACGAACTTCGGCGCGAACAGCCCGCCTTGGGCCATTTTGCCCACATCCTTGGCCCGGTCGAGGATACGCAGATGCCCCGAGCCTTCTTCGATAAAGCCCGCGTCACCGGTCGCGACCCAGCCTTCGGGATCTTTGGTCGAAGCGGTGCTTTCGGGGTTCTTGTAGTATTCCACGAAGGTGCCCGGAGAGCGGTAGAACACCTCTCCATTCTCGCCGATCTTCAGCTCCACCCCCGGCGACGGCACGCCAACCGTATCGGGGCGCACTTCGCTGTCGGGTTGCTGTGTGATGAACACGCTGGCTTCGGTCTGGCCGTAGAGCTGTTTCAGGTTGATGCCCAAAGCTCTATAGAAATCAAAGATTTCCGGCCCAATGGCTTCGCCCGCTGTGTAACCCACGCGGACCCGGCTCATGCCCAGGGTGTTCTTGAGCGGCCCGATCACCAGCGCCGTGTCGATGGCGTAAACAATCCGGTCCCCAAGGGTCACGTGCTTGCCGTCCAGAATCCTTGGCCCGATGATCTTGGCCCGCGCCATGGCGCGATCGAACATGCCTTTCTTCAGCTTGCCGGCGTCTTCCATACGGATCATCACGCTGGTCAACAG
This window harbors:
- a CDS encoding ABC transporter ATP-binding protein — encoded protein: MLDQVTDVDAQAETLLEVNNIEVIYNHVILVLKGVSLKVPKGGITALLGGNGAGKTTTLKAISNLLHSERGEVTKGAISYRGEKVQDLNPSDLVERGVIQVMEGRHCFEHLTVEENLLTGSYTRKDGRGAIAADLDLVYEYFPRLKERRTSLAGYTSGGEQQMCAIGRALMSRPETILLDEPSMGLAPQLVEQIFGIVKRLNEEQGVTFLLAEQNTNVALRFAHYGYILESGRVVMDGPAAELRENPDVKEFYLGMSDDGRKSFRDVRSYRRRKRWLS
- a CDS encoding ABC transporter substrate-binding protein, giving the protein MKKLTLLAVTSAMVAGTPAMADLVFPDLSYRTGAYAAGGIPFSDGYQDYFALLNARDGGIGGVEARVVECETAYNTERGVECYESTRDEGALVYQPLSTGITYQLIPRATADGIPLHTMGYGRTSAANGDVFSHVFNYPANYWDAASVIVNQLLEENDGSLEGQTIALLYHNSAYGREPIRTLEELSAMHGFELTQLAVDHPGQEQGNQWLQIRRERPDYVVMWGWGVMNQVAIQEAINTRYPMENFIGNWWAGADHDVESAGADAAGYRSLNMNRLGDMPVFAEIQEMVIDAGLNAGDGSNLGNVLYTRGMYAAMLAAEAAAMAQEIHGVADIDASMMRDGMEALNITNARMEELGMPGIGPEFSVSCENHGGSGMAIMQQWDGSQWVTLTDFIAPDDSVIDPLVAEDSAQYATENGIESQCGES
- a CDS encoding branched-chain amino acid ABC transporter permease; amino-acid sequence: MFYREAGDFKTSYSEDSQTFPILFDRYRYYFVLVVGALVIPFVLNDYWANSILIPFLIYAIAAIGLNILTGYCGQVSLGTGGFMAVGAYTSYKLMTAFPGLDMISVTLLSGVMTAMVGVAFGLPSLRIKGFYLAVATLAAQFFLVWLFNKVPWFYNYSASGQISAPERDFFYFINVPVTGPNAESWAKYLFCFLFVFVLAWVARNLTRGSVGRQWMAIRDMDIAAEIIGVNPLKAKLTAFAVSSFYVGIAGALLFTVYLGAAEVGEAYGITKSFLVLFMIIIGGLGSIFGSFAGAAFMVLLPVVLKVLLVDTFGMDTALSAHFQFVIVGGLIMFFLIVEPHGLARLWALAKEKLRLWPFPH
- a CDS encoding branched-chain amino acid ABC transporter permease, producing the protein MPDQLIFAMEVTLNGLMTGVMYALVALGFVLIFKASGIFNYAQGVMALFAAMTLVGIQDGRVPFAHLINEIFGTDIHHFGWHVPALGAILLTVLVMIAFAYLVQRFVFKHLVGQEPIILFMATIGLAYFLEGVSDLMWGSEIRNLDVGLPQGINDWIDITTFEVFGYGFFIDNLDIAATLIAAILVMGLIAYSQYTKNGRAMRAVADDHQAALSVGISLNYVWVLVWSLAGIVALVAGIMWGSKSGVQFSLSLIALKALPVLMLGGFTSIPGAIVGGLIIGVGEALFEFSVGPMIGGATENWFAYVLALLFLVFRPQGLFGEKIIERV
- a CDS encoding ABC transporter ATP-binding protein, with the protein product MLDQAEGHVTADGRKIGPVVLEMREITLRFGGVEAIKNISFDVREGEIRAIIGPNGAGKSSMLNVISGFYNPQEGQVMYRGAQRPSMRPYQVARQGIARTFQNIALFEGMSVLDNVMTGRLNHMNSGLLGQAMWWGKAEKEEVANRAKVEEVIDFLEIQAIRKTPVGRLPYGLKKRVELARALAAEPQILLLDEPMAGMNVEEKEDMSRFILDVNDEFGTTIVLIEHDMGVVMDLSDRVVVMDYGKKIGDGTPDEVRNNQEVIDAYLGVAHD
- a CDS encoding AMP-binding protein, giving the protein MADTKPSTGALQSVPALLRRNAAEFAGRAAYREKEYGIWQSWTWSETLEEIEALSLGLIGLGLNRGDYVAVIGRNRPALYWSIVAVEMAGGVPVPLYQDAVAEEMTYVLEHCGARFVIGGDQEQVDKVIEAQESLQGIEQIIYLDRRGMRKYDHTMMNALDDVQAEGRAARQRLLPELQAREAELTYDSTCVMLYTSGTTGKPKGVVLSNRNIIETSKASCEFDNLRMEDEVLAYLPMAWVGDFIFSIGQAYWSGFCVNCPESAETMMTDLREIGPTYFFAPPRVFETLLTSVMIRMEDAGKLKKGMFDRAMARAKIIGPRILDGKHVTLGDRIVYAIDTALVIGPLKNTLGMSRVRVGYTAGEAIGPEIFDFYRALGINLKQLYGQTEASVFITQQPDSEVRPDTVGVPSPGVELKIGENGEVFYRSPGTFVEYYKNPESTASTKDPEGWVATGDAGFIEEGSGHLRILDRAKDVGKMAQGGLFAPKFVENKLKFYPDILEAVVFGAEKEFCTAFINIDLSAVGNWAERNNIAYASYQELAGHPQVLSSLKGHVEAVNKSVAEDPMLAHCQIARFLVLHKELDADDGEMTRTRKVRRRIVEEKFADLLDALYGGKTEQYTETEVTYEDGRKGKITATLQIIDAATVNVGNPQMAAE